The Miscanthus floridulus cultivar M001 chromosome 6, ASM1932011v1, whole genome shotgun sequence genomic interval TTTGTAGTCAGCATAGGATGGCTTGCTGCTTCAATTAAGtgtattggccccgttcgcttgtcttaaaatttggcttgttcgacttcttttttcagctgaaactgtatttttctctcacaacaattcagtcggaacagtgttttggcttgttttttcagccaaattCAGCCAAGCGAACTGGGCCATTATATTTACCTAAAAATATAACAAGAAGATGGAGGTCTGTCCAAACTGTTGTATTCTGCCATTTACTAGTTCGTATATACCCCTGCATGAATCTGGATTGCACTGGACTAAGTATTGGCTACTTGCTGAACTTTCATATCTCAAGACTGGATACGGTTTTGTGGCACTTGTATGGATATAGTGGAAGGAATACATCTATCCAAGATTATGTGCTCCAGTGAAGTAGTAGTTTGTTCAGTTCCAAACTTGCCAATAAGTCTCATGCCCCAATTTTATTTTTCATTACCTCACTGGGCATATATGTGGATGGACATGATCATGTGAAAGCCATAGTTTagctttgttggaagatggtacTCGAATAGTTTCTGTATGAATATATTACTtgtattaattagacttaatttTAGTTTTGAAATATTTATGTATTTGTACGGAAAGATTTATTCCTaatatttttcatgattttgtggatttttctgattttttgaGACATATGGTACTTGATTGCTTTAATTGTGTGGTCAGTTTTACCAAACGAATCCTTGGAGTATTATATATTAAAATAAAACAGCAGCAGGGAAATTCTCTCAGCAGTCTGCCAAACAGCTGCAGTGAAATTCTCCCATACGTGGATACCCACCCCAGGTGGAGGTGAGAACGGAAGATCCAGAAAAAAAATCCACGTCCAAGGCTATATTCCCTAGGCTAAATTGCTCCTGCTGCCAAAGTAAGCCTTAGGGCTCGTTCGTTTTGCATCATTCCTGTTAGGATCGATTCTTGGTGGAGGCTGTCCTATACAAATTGTAGAAACGTTCTGGCCACGAACAGTTCCAGGAGGTCAATCCCCCGAAACCGAACAGGCCCTTAGGGTTCTTCAAGAAGGAGCAAAGGGGAATGAGCTATCTGTTCTGTCCAGAGAGAAGagaaggaaggggaaggggaaggggaaggggaaggggaggcctCGGCCTTATCCTAGTCGTACCAGCCAGGCCGACTCAGGCGCTCTCCAACGGCTCCTCGCAACGGATCCAGACGGCAAGGCAAACGACGATGGCGGCAGTGCATGGACACGCGCACGGGGAACGGTCGACACCGGCGCCCCTTTTTCTCTCTTGCAAACGGCGCAGGCAACGCgaaaggagcagcagcaggcgcgcAGCCAGCAGCTTCCGTGAAGCTTCCTTCCAACGGATGGAACCGACGGCCCCCACGCGCCGAGCGAGTCAACGCGGAGCCACGCGTCCCTCTGCTCGCGGTCCGTACGTGCGCACGCGGCAGGCAGCGATAGGGCCAGGCGCTCCTGCTCGGTCCTCACGCGGTCAAAGCGGCACCAGGCGCTCGGCCAGACGGCCACGCCCGACGCGGCACCGAGCGAGCCTCCCAGGCGCCATAATTTTTTACATTttgattttttaaaatttcttacAAATAGACTTCTGACagaaagaatttaaaaaatagaCCATTAATCTGGCGTTATTGGTGCTGGCATCGAGCTatcacgtctcggcgccagcgtctctggcgccgagcgtCTGGGCACGGTAGATGATATGGCAGTGATCTCGGCGTCAGTCACTCTGACGCCGAACTCACTGTCATTTAACCCCGGCCAACCTTCCCGCCCGAgcgttcttcatcttctttctcTTTCCTTTCGGATTTTTTCTcttcccacttcaccctacctcacgaatcggcatattggatcttggaaactttgatttgatccgtagatcttcgagagcaaggtatcctcgctccccttctaatttttttcgcatcgattcggtatgtattagtcggattttcgaacgtaataatcgtcatcacttagggtttcattgtatccatcaatatatgtattatacaaccgtaggatgatgccaatgcgtgaaaaagctagcaaacctaggcgcatgtagttatgttatgggttcattgttgtgcatcaaatgagaaaccctaggtttatggtttaatgttaactgctttgtgttcttagaacgaaattggttgtattgtagttatggttctcattgatatttatttgtgatgttttgatttatgtttgttaaattacatccgttttgttagatgaagaaatattttgggaggagttttgacgaaaacggggtcgtcctcgagaattataccccgacgcgtctagcaaagatgcccccgttcctCCCGACCTCACTGTCCCTCCCGACTGACGCGGCCGAGGGCGgtggtggagggcggcaaggcggggcgaggccggcggtggagggtgTCAAGGCGGGGCGCGGGCCGTCCGCTGGGGCACAGCGCGGGGCGGCCGCGGGGCTCGGGGCGCGCGAGCGGGCGCGGTGGCGGGGCGCGGGCCATCCGCTggggcgcggcgcggggcggcacgggcgagggcggccggtggaggaagggcgcgggcggcggcggcgcggagctcggctatcctagggcgagagagggagaggaagagaggcgtgGGCCATAAGTATTAAAGGCTCGGCGTCAGTCActctggcaccgagctcggcgccaagatctacggcgccgaggcgCCGAGCTCAatgccatgtcatctaccgtgccctggagctcggcgccagagacgctggcgccgagacgtgttagttcGGCGTCAGCAtcaatgacgccgagctaagggtctattttctaAATTTTTTCGTTAagagtctatttgtgagaaacttttaaaaaaaccaaaatgtaaaaaattcggccCAGACGCTGCGCGCTGAGCACAGGCCCAGCCTGCTCCCTCTCTCTTGGACAGCTTCCACGCACACAGTTAGGCCGGCCCACTTCAGCGGACACATAGGCCAGCTGGCCAACAATGCCCGTGACCGAAGCCCAGCAGCACTCCCACGCGCACATGCACCGGTCAAACGAGCAAGCAGCAGCCGCACCGCTCTAGGTCGACTGGTCGAGCAAACTCAAAAACAACCAGCGGCAGCAGAAGGTCCCCAGCGCATGCACGCCTGCCCCTGCGCCTCTACTGGCCAACAGAAGCTCCTCTTGTCCTTTTCTATTTTTACCCTTTTAATTGCTCTCTCTCCGCGACAACGCCAAGCCAAATTTAAGACTGGagatagcttttcacaaacaatttTTTCAGGCTTTCTCATGCATCTCATCACGTCACTAAACACAAAAAATATACAAATAAGACTTATACTTAGTGACACTAGATAACCATTGCAATTAAGATTTTttctctttatagtacggttatctatcctaaatccactCATACCCTCTACGATATCTTCAGTGGCAAAATAAAATGGTCCTTTCaaatatacctttgtcttgagcccattttatttttatttttctgcTTTTTCAAGTTTGAGTACTATAATATCATCTTTTAGtcacctccatcaccatgaccatcatttAGCTCCGTCACTTAGTGTTTACCCACCTATCTTTATAtttcactcatgacaaaggttagtacacttaagtttcatcaattatcaaaactaAACTAGCGCTTTTAATCTACCGCCTAGCAGCAATAGTAGCGATGGTGGAAATGCAGCAATAGCGAATCAATATGTGTGGTAAACCACAATCTCTCTCGTCTCGAGAACAGCAAGCATCTAGTCACAGCTGCCAAGCCACAAGCAAACCCTACCTCAATAGACAGAACATCCCAGTTCTCTGAATCACTATCAACATCATCTCTAGTGCTTGATTCAGGCCTGTCGCACCCATGAGAAAGTGGAACTCCCACACAATCCTTCGTTCCCCACATAGGATGTGTTCGGGAAAGTCAAGAACTGACTATGTGGAACTGGCCTAGATAAATGGTTGTAAGAGAGGTCCAGGACCTCAAGAAAAGTAAGGGATGTCAGGCTCGAAAGGATGTCTCTTGACAGtacggatgaaaacggatcgaatACGAATGGATATCAtttatattatatttgtttttatatttctatcCGTATTCAAATTTAAATACGGATAGTGCCAACCATtttggataggatacgattggatattgacatcataaatatacgatttgagtatttagatacggatacggtatcggatgttgaatatccagaCTTGGATACGAACAGATTtaaacccctctaaacgaattcggtctcgaatacagttagaaaatatccgtaccattttcacccCTGCCTGAGAGGCGGTTGTGGGAGAGGTCCAGTGATTCCAGTTGTACCATGCTCGACACCTGAGAGGGGACCAGCAAATGAGTTCCTTGATAGGTTGAGCACTTTGGGAAGCTTGAGTTTGCCAATTTCGCTGGGTATGATATTCTCTTTGTCCACGAAAGAATGTAATTCTCGTTGTTCGAGAAGTCAAACAGTTTGAATTTTGACTAAATTTTTATAAAAAAGTgcaaacatttatgatacaaagtaagtatcattagattagttatggaATATATTGTtacaataaatttatttagagacataaaaactaataatatttactataaatttggtcaaacttaagcttTTTTGATCGGCATATATCccataattgtattcttttgcgGACGAAGGTAATACCATCGCAGCTATTTTTTGAGACACCGGCGTGCGCTGACGAAGACGAAGGAGGACCCAGTCCCCGACTTGATAGGACACGGCGCGGTGTGACTTGTCGTAGTGCTTCTTCTGGGTGGCATGCGCTTGTTCGAGGCGATAGCGGATGTCCTCCAAGAATTCCTCGCGCTCCTCCATGGTCCTGGCGACGGCGGCCACCCTTGTGTCCCCCGGTTCGTATGATCGAATGGAGGGGGGGGGGTCGCGTCCATAGACGCCCCAGAACGGGGTGTCCCGCAGCGAGgtctggtaggcggtgttgaagatgAATTCCGCCCATGGAAGCCACCGCAACCACTGTCGCGGCCGGTCCCCAGTCAGGCACCGTaggtacatgatgatgacgcGGTTGGCGGCCTCCGACTGCCCATCTGACTGGGGGTGGAACGCGGTGGTCATGTGGAGCTTGGTGCCCACCAGGCGCATTAGCTCGCGCCAGAACGCAGAGGTGAAGACCGGGTCGCAGTCCGACACCATGGACTGTGGGACACCATGTAGACGAACGATCTCGGCGAAGAAGACGTGAGCGACAGATTCGGCGGAGTATGGGTGTGCCAAGGGGATGAAGTGGCTGTACTTGCTGAACCTGTCCACCACCGTCAGGATGACAGACTTGCCGCGGACACGAGGGAGTGCTTCGACGAAGTCCAGGGCGATGTCCGTCCAAACACCCTGCGGCACCGGTAGTGGAAGAAGGAGGCCGGCTGGGTGCAGGTGCTCAGCCTTGTATCGCTGGCACACCCCACATGCCCGCACCATGTCCTGCACGAGTTGCTTCATATTAGGAAAGTGAAAGTCGCGGTGGAGTCGGTGAAGCATGCGCTGGACGCCTTCATGTCCCTCCTCATGGACAGCCATCATGATCTCTTGGAGCAGTGGCGAAGCCGGGGGAATGTACAGGCGCCCGGCGAACACGACCATGCCATCGGTGGTGGACCACGGCTCGCCGCGTGCGCCCGTGCTAATCTCCTCCTTGATGGCCGCCAGCGCGGGGTCGGTGGACTGTGCTTGGCGAAGGTGCTCGATGAAGTCGAACCGGGGAGCGGATAGCGCGAGGACGGTGGCGTTATCGACTGTGTCGCGGTGAGACAGCGCGTCCACCACGGTGTCCGTCGCGCCGGGCTTGTACTCCACCTTGAAGTCAAAGCCGAGCAGCTTCCCCACCCAATGGTGTTGTGGGATGGTCGCCAGCCGCTGGTCTAGAAGATATTTGAGGCTATAATGGTGAGTCTTGACGGTGAAGTGGCGACCCCAAAGGTACGGACTCCAGTGCCGTACGGCGTGCACCAGGCCGATGAGTTCCCGCTCGTACGCGGCGAGGGCGCGGTGGCGAGGCGCGACGGGCCTGCTGAAGAAGGCGATGGGGTGGCCGTCTTGGATGAGGACCGTGCCGAAGCCGTGGGAGGAGGCGTCGCATTCCACGGTGAATGGCCTGGTGAAGTCTGGCATGGCGAGGACTGGTGCCGAGGAGACCGCGGCCTTGAGGGCGTCGAACGCCGCGGTCGCTACCTCGGTCCAGACGAACCCTTCCTTTTTTAGGAGGGCGGTGAGGGGCGCGGCCATGGAGCCGTAGTTGTGGATGAATTTGCAGTAGTACCCCGCCAAGCTGAGGAAGCCACGCACCGCACGCGCCGAGCGCGGTCGAGGCCAGTCGCGGATGGCCTACACCTTCGTCGGATCCATGGCGACACATTCGGCGGAGATGATGTGGCCCAAATATGCCACGGAGTCGACGCCAAAGGCACACTTGGTGCGCTTGATGAAGAGCCTGTGCTGCTGCAGGGTCGACAGGACGACACGAAGGTGGCGAAGGTGGTCTGCCCATGTCTTGCTataaatcaaaatatcatcaaagaAGACAAGGACAAAACGGCTAAGGTATGACCGAAGCACATCATTCATGAGTGCTTGGAATGTTGCCggggcgttgcacagcccgaacggCATGACCAAGAACTCGTAGAGTCCGTCGTGGGTGaggaacgccgtcttgtggatgTCCTCTGGCCGCATGCGCACCTAGTGATAACCCGATCGCAAGTCGAGCTTGGAGAAGAAGCGCGCCCCATGGAGCTCATCGAGTAGCTCATCGACGACGGGGATGGGGAACGCGTCCTTGGCGGTGAGCGCGTTCAGCGCCCTGTAGTCAACGCAGAATCGCCACGACCCGTCCGCTTTCTTGATGAGGAGGACCGGCGAGGAGAAGGACGAGTCGCTGCGGCGGCAATGCCTTGCTCGATCATTGCGGCGACGTGTCAGGCTTGAGGACGATGGCGTGGTCGCGGCCGCGTTGAGGAGGTAGACCCGAGGGCTCGGCGAAGACGTCGGTGAAGGAGTCGAGGAGCCCGTCGAGGAGGGAGCCCTCGGAGGTCGCTGCGCGGACCGCCGGCCCGTTGGGATTGGCCACGCCTTGCAGCATATGTCGCGCCCGCGATGCTTGAACGCCATGGTGCGCGTGGTGACGTCCCAGGCGATGCGCCCCAGCTTGGCCATCCACTGGGTGCCGAGGACAATGTCATACCCGGCGAGCAGCATGACATATAGATCGACATGGAACGTCATGCCCTCGATGAAGATGGGTGCGTGGCGGAGTACTCCCGGGCAGGCCACCTTTTCTTCGTTGGCGACCGTGGCGGTCAGACGTGGCCGCGGCTGGACGGGCAGCCCCGTGCGGTCGGCGGCTGACTCTCCGATGAAGTTATGGGTCGAACCCGTGTCGACCAAGGCGACGAGAGATGCCGCGCCCAGTTGCACCCGGAGCAGGATCGAGTTGCCCACGGCGACACCCGCCACGGCGTGAAGGGAGAACACCGGTGTTTCCGTGTCCGGCGTGTCCTCAGtggtgtcctcgtcctcctccactaCGCTGTCCACAAAGAACAAACGTTTGCAAACCTTGTTATGCCCACGACTGTACTTCTCATCGCAGTTGAAGCACAGTCCGAGGCAGCGCCGTTCCTCCTGTTCCGTTTGGTTTAGGCGCTTGACAGGGCGGCCCTCGATTGACGCGGTGGGTGCCGGCGGCTTGGTCATGGGCGGAGTGGCAGTGCGCGGCCCGGGCGTCGGCAGCACTCCCTGGCCAGGTGCCTTGGCCGTGGACGCGTAGTACTGCTCCAGGAGTTCCATCTGGCGCGCGAGGCTCATGGCCGCCGTCAGCGATTGCGGGTTTTGGTTCTGCACCTAGAGGCTGAGCGGCGGCAGAAGACCGCCCGTGAACAATTGCACGTGCTGTGCTTCATCGAGGTGGCCCGCGCGGGGAAGGAGGGCTTGGAAGCGATCCTGGTAGTCCTCCACCATGCCCGTACGCCGGCAAGATGCAAGCTCGAAGAGGGGGGCCGAGCGTAGCGGCGGCCCGAAGCAGAGGTTGAGAAGCTCTTTGAAACGAGGCCATGGCGGCGTCCCCTCGTCCGCCTGTACTTGCATGTACCAGAGTTGGGCCCCCTCCTGGAGGTTGTAGGACGCCATCCATGTCTGTTCTTTCGGCATGATCCGTTGCTGCGTGAAGAAGGACTCGCACTGGTTGAGGAAGGCCAGCGGGTCACTCTTGCCGTCGTAGCGCAGGAACTCGGGACGCCAGTGCTTGGGCGGCCGGTCTTGGTGGTGTTCGCCCCCGGATCCCGGTCGGCCGCTGGACGCGGACGAACCCGCGATGGTCAGGTCGGCGATGGCCTTGGCGTTGGCCTCGATCGACTTCTGCATCATGGCGACGGACTTGGTCAGCGCCTCGAGGGAGGCCTTGAGATCATCCCCCATGGTGGCGGCGTACGATGCGACAGTGGTCGATGACGAAGAtggagggctgatggcggcggtTGGTGATGGGCTAGGGTTTGCGGCGGATGCGGAAGGCAAGGATCGACGagaccgtgataccaggttgtcaaggaccTCCGGCCCTAGGGTAGCTGGCCCCTGGCTACGGAGTTCGTAGCCCCGgtccgtcttctccggcgaggtttgCCCCTCCGCCGCAGGCTTGTTCGTAGACGAGAGAGATAGAAGGCTTAGAGGTAACAATCTTGCTTACCCTTATCAATGTGCGGTTACAGGGAATATCTAGCCCTTGGCCCAACCGAATGAGAGCTAATTGCTCCTAAAACAAAGGACTAATAATAGGAAACTAATTATCTGGTGATCCTAGCCACTGATGGTGGCCTGGTCGTGCCCGTCGTCGCGGCTCTCCTCCGTGCGCGCCGCGCGTTCCGCGGCCCGACGCGCGTCTCGCGCCCTGCGGCGCCTGGAGTATGTGCGCCCCCACATGACAGTATGTGTCAGTCGAATACTGGTACCCAATTGGCTGAGCCTGGCTTTCGACTTGGGAACAGTTAATCATTGCTTTCAGTCTCTCCAAGCACTGTGCTGGTAAACTACCATTGAAACTGTTCGAAGATATGTCAAAGACTTGCAATGCTAGAAAGAAACTTGTTCCATAACCGATGGAAATGGGGCCATGGAATCTATTTGATCGCAGAACAAGCACTCTGAACTGAGAGAGGTCTCTTAACCAGTCTGGAAAATTGTCTGCCATCTGGTTGTCCCCGACATCTAGAACCTCTAGCATCTTACAGTTGACCAGAGGCTTTGGCAGCTTCCCCTCCAGCTTGTTGGCGTTGATATTTATACCGTCTGGAGTGCACATCCTTTGCTGATATTTTGGGGGCAGTGATCCCTGAAAATTGTTGCCTCTCAAGTTCAACACAACAATGTTCTTTGTCTCCTGTAACAGACAGTGTGGTATTAAGCCACCCAAACTGTTAAAAGAAAGGTCAAGAACTTCGAGATTGCTTGTGTTGCAATGTTGCAGATCATAGGTGGGACTTCTCCTGTAAGCATATTGTTTGATAATGACAGGAACTTCGCATGTCAGGCCTGACAGAAACTTTGTTGGAATCGAGTGAGTGAAATGGTTGCTGGAGCAGTCCAAGAACGAAGTGTTCAGTGGGGGAACAGGGAGATGGCCCCCAATCATGTTAGAATGGAAATCTAGGTAGAGATATGAGGGTGCTAAGATGTCCCCCCTGGATACTGGTGAATAAATTATGGGAGAGGTTGATGttgctgtcgatgcgggacccacaggataccccgcacggtagaaaaaagatctagtccaactaggattcttcccatataatcgtagtagtagaactattaggtaatcctactaggaaatctcattataaaccgactaggactctggcctcctgactatataaaggagggcagggctcctgagagggggagaacaattgtacaacacaacacaacacattacaatcaatccaacgcaaaggctaacgccgactggacgtaaggttattactcgatctacgatcgagggcctgaaccaggataaatcgactgtctcttgcgttaaccatcgagttcagcatacgccgaagcccgaacatactgccccgggtacccccgtggcaggttatcggtggtgaaacatcgacagctggcgcgccaggtaggggatttcggcgactttgcttccgagagctcgatggacctcgacaacatgattttcccgacgggatcaactttcatcttcggctcatggatctgcgaggcagacaacaacggcaagcttcaaagccatctcctcgaagatttagatcatctaaaagaagttcctattccaacgactacaacggatcagctcaccagaagattcgcgcagctcatagtatccgaatcaaatcggatttcacgaccactcgtatccgattcgaattcaagctccaaagCGAAGTTTTATCAGAGTGTTTtccagaaaccgagttcttttttggcaagattccggaACACAatccaaaacaactcggattacccccagaattctctcaagaagtcgagttcttctccatttgggctcgacaacatggcaagacCCTATCAAGGACaggtcgaaagatttttcaatctaagattcgggataccactgacaggagctcaggagggcctcgtgctaacgataacatcacgggactgtatcatccactggccggattccgttcctgaaggtagcggaacccaactagtcggcacgacaacaacagctattttaccttaccaagaaggagactcgatctacgacaccgaggcatccactaaagttatcagcgactccgacagtatgaaaactaacgccaataacagaacgactcatgcgcgagaagtgttcatggttcgacgaccgtggtcaccattaaatcccccggaagcacccgatgttagatcatcagatgaatcagaatccaacatatcaccctttgcccagggctacgacggagaaacagatagtcagaaataagctagagaaagaaaaaataagttgaagcaagggcgccaacaccgtgctaggcagcgcagggaagcttggaccagatacgagtcagaattggatgagtacaacagaagaaaatcacaacgagaagtcgaagggagacgcacggtgaatacgccttacgataagattcgagaagcattagaagaactcggagcaacttcgcatcctggtgagaagtatgaacagctctaggacttgctccgatcgacaatcccgagaacacatgaagagaaagctcgatcaagactacccgccagatcaacaacccaccggcaagaagatcaaaatcaaaggaaatccgccttcgaaagacttggaccgggtggaagccatgacggaggaagtaggaaggaacataatcaaggccaccaatttgaacaactaaggaagactaggagcagggttcctacccagacaaccttgcaaaattgttcccatcagaacgacagttggccagaggaaggcgccgaatctgaattcaaagaaaccaaggctcacgacaggttcccctgtttcgcgaacaggctcgcattggtgcgattacctcacaaattcaaaccatctaatcactccaagtatgatggcaagaccgaaccaaagcaatggctcagaatatattcacaatcgattgaactagccggaggagacgacgatatcaaagccctcttcttccccatggcactagagtccatgcccctccaatggttcgataaactaaatccaggatctatcagaaattgggaggatttacAGAGAGcgttttgtgagaatttcgcaggaatcattacacacccaatcactcatgcagaactaaaaggactcaagcaaaagggaggtgaaagtctcagaaactattatcggtgattcggcgaactacgagctcaagtgcatgacataaccgaacgagaagtaattgaagctttttctcacggaatcatggccagatggcaatttcaagacttctgcaaagaaaatccaagaaacaatgaagaattcagacgtacagtagaaaagatgattactgtagaagaaaaaacacgagagagattcctggacagaagcaaccaagacaacccggacaggcaaaatcaacgaaatagcagacatcaagaaagaaaacgtagaccagacaatattgtggcaatggccgacaaatcaaagaaatttcccaaaccaagaagatatgatgacattgaaaacatacgttgcccattgcaccctggtGGGAGGCACActatcagaaattgctacactttcaatgatcgatacacaagaaaagatagtaaggaaaacactaaagaggacaatcagaagagagaggaagacaaccatgaggacaaaggattccaaaaacctaggggaacggtagcagtgattttctcaggggttccggattgcagaagcaaacatctagaaaaactagcactgcggaccattatgacagcagaaccggctacaccaagatacctcaattggtcacagtatcctatccaatttaccagagaagaccaatggactagcgtgggaaacataggccattatccattggttctagatccgactattgctggtatgaccgtcaccaaagtactaatcgatggaggagctaggcttaacatcatcttttcagaaactctaaggaaaatggggttacaactcgccgggatgattacgccaacaagcacacctttttacagaatagtacccggcaaagcagccatgccactcggacaaattactttacctgttacctttggaactccttcaaactaccgaacagagtttatcaaatttaaaGTCGCcgatttcgattcatcatatcatgcaatcctcggacgtccagcactagccaaattcatggcaataccacatta includes:
- the LOC136461111 gene encoding uncharacterized protein; translation: MSLARQMELLEQYYASTAKAPGQGVLPTPGPRTATPPMTKPPAPTASIEGRPVKRLNQTEQEERRCLGLCFNCDEKYSRGHNKVCKRLFFVDSVVEEDEDTTEDTPDTETPVFSLHAVAGVAVGNSILLRVQLGAASLVALVDTGSTHNFIGESAADRTGLPVQPRPRLTATVANEEKVACPGVLRHAPIFIEGMTFHVDLYVMLLAGYDIVLGTQWMAKLGRIAWDVTTRTMAFKHRGRDICCKAWPIPTGRRSAQRPPRAPSSTGSSTPSPTSSPSPRVYLLNAAATTPSSSSLTRRRNDRARHCRRSDSSFSSPVLLIKKADGSWRFCVDYRALNALTAKDAFPIPVVDELLDELHGARFFSKLDLRSGYH
- the LOC136461112 gene encoding uncharacterized protein — its product is MGDDLKASLEALTKSVAMMQKSIEANAKAIADLTIAGSSASSGRPGSGGEHHQDRPPKHWRPEFLRYDGKSDPLAFLNQCESFFTQQRIMPKEQTWMASYNLQEGAQLWYMQVQADEGTPPWPRFKELLNLCFGPPLRSAPLFELASCRRTGMVEDYQDRFQALLPRAGHLDEAQHVQLFTGGLLPPLSL